A stretch of DNA from Fusobacterium mortiferum ATCC 9817:
TCTCATCTCTGCTCCACTTAGAGATTCAGTTATTCATAGAAGATTAAAGAGAGCTTTTCCAATTTTAGATAATATTTTTAAACCATTGAGAGTTTTAAAGAAAAATAGTACCTTTAAGCTAGATGATAATATTGAAGTAGGAATTATAATAGGAACAGAAACTTGTGGAATATTTTCAAGATGGCTAGGGGAGTTTAATGATGGAATTGTAAATTATAAAGAGTGTCTTTATGAAGGGGCTAAAGAGACTTTAAAAATTCCTCTTGTACATAATGAAATACATAAAAAAATGGGAACAGCAAAATATATAAACAATTTCATATCAAAGGGAGTATTTAGAACGTAATAGGAGGCAACTATGGAAAAACAAATTGAAAATTATGTGGAACTTACTATTAGAAAAGGGGTTAATATTCAAAAAGGACAGATTTTAGTAATTAACTCTCCAGTGGAAACTTATGATTTTACGAGAAAGCTTGTAGAGAAAGCTTATGAGTTTGGAGCTAGTGAAGTTGTAGTACATTGGAGTGATGAGGTATGTGGAAAATATAGATATCTCTATGGAGCAGAGGAGATATTTGATATTTTTCCAAATTGGCAAAAAGAATCTCTTGATTATTATGTAAAAAAAGGAGCAGCATTTTTAAGTGTCTATGCTTCTGACCCAGATATCTTAAAAGAGGTAGATAAGGATAAAGTTGCTAGAGCAGAGAAGTGTAAAAGTTTGGCTTTAAAGGAGTTTTATGAAAATCTTATGGGAAATAGTAATCAATGGAGTGTAGTATCTGTTCCAACAAAAGCTTGGGCAATGAGAGTTTTTCCAGAGTTAAGAGAAGAGTTTGCTATTGCTGAGATGTGGAAACTTATCTTAAAAATAGTAAGAGCTGATAAAGAAAATCCTATATTAGAGTGGGAAAAACATTTAGCTATTTTAAAAGGAAGAATGGATTACCTAAATAATAAAAACTTTAAAAAACTTATCTATAAAAACTCTTTGGGAACGAATCTTGAGATAGGATTACCAGAGGGACATAAATGGATAAGTGGAGGAGAAAAATCTAAATCAGGAATAGACTTTATAGCCAATATTCCAACAGAAGAGATTTTTACTATGCCACATAGAGAAAAAGTAAATGGAACTTTAGTTAGTAGTAAGCCATTTATATATGGTGGTAGTACGATAATACACTTTACTTTAAGATTTGTTGAAGGAAAAGTAGTGGAGTATTCTGCTCAAACTGGAGAGGAGATACTAGGAAAACTTTTGGATATGGATGAGGGAGCTAGATATTTAGGAGAGGTAGCTCTTGTGGAATACAACTCTCCAATCTCTAAATCAGAAAAAGTTTTTTATAATAATCTTTACGATGAAAATGCTTCTTGTCATTTAGCACTAGGTGGAGCTTATCCAACTTGTATATCTGGAAGCGAAAACCAAAGTGAAGAGGAGTTAAAAAATAGAGGTATGAATAACTCTTTAATACATGAGGATTTTATGATAGGAACAGCAGATATGGAGATAATTGGAGTTGATTCTGAAGGAATTGAAACTCTTATTATGAAAGATGGGAATTTTGCCTTTACTATTTAAGCAAAAAGAGATATAATATAATTCCTTGGCAGGGGAGTGAATAACTCTAAAAAAGGTTCAGCCTTATGACTGAACCTTTTTTATATTTTTTTAGGTTTTAGTGGTATATTAGCCACTAAAGTAGTTCTTCTAGTATTATCTGGATTTTCAGCAATATCTATATTTAAGCTTTCTTTATCAATTTCTACATATTTAGATATGACAGCAATAATATCATCTTTCATCTGCTCTAACATACCAGAAGAAAGCATAGCTCTATCATGAATTAAGACAAGTTTTAATCTATCTTTAGCTACATTTTTAGATTTTTTTTCTTCTTTATTAAAAAAACTAAATAATCCCATCTGTTCACCTACTTACTAAATACCATTTTTAATTTATCAAAAAATCCTAATTTTACATCTAAATTCAAGAAAGGAACTTCTTTTCCTTCAATTCTTTCAACAATATTTTTATATGCTTGAGCAGCTAGTGATTCCCCTTTATAGATTAGAGGTTCTCCTCTATTAGTAGAGATTACAATATTTTCATCATCAGGAACAACACCAATTAGCTCAATTGCTAATATATCAAGCATATCATCAACACTTAGCATATTTCCAGCTTTAACCATATCCATTTTAATACGATTAACTATTAATTTTGGACTTCTAATATCATTTGCTTCTAATAATCCAATTATTCTATCAGCATCTCTTGCTGCAGATATTTCTGGAGTAGTAACAACTATAGCTTCATCAGCAGCTGCTATAGCATTTTTAAATCCTTGCTCTATTCCAGCTGGGCAATCTATAAGTATGTAGTCAAAATCTTTTCTTAACTTTTCTATAAGATTTTTCATTTGCTCAGGATTGACATCATTTTTATCTCTAATTTGGGCAGCTGGTAAAAGACAAAGGTTTGAACATCTCTTATCTTTTATAAGAGCTTGAGCTATTCTACATCTCTCTTCTACTACATCAACTAAGTCATATACAATTCTATTTTCTAATCCCATAACTACATCAAGATTTCTAAGGCCAATATCTGTATCTATCATTAAAACTTTTTTTCCTTTTAAGGCTAAACCTACTCCTATATTAGATGTAGTAGTAGTTTTTCCAACTCCACCTTTTCCAGAAGTTATAACTATTACTTTTGCCATACTATTCACTCCTAACTTAATAATCATTTGCTAAACGAGTACTAAAATCTTCGACTCTAATCTCTTTTCCACTTATAAAAGCTATTTTAAATCCACTTTTTCTATCAACCTTATTGGTGTCTAAGATTTTTTTCTGCATAGGCTCAGCTATAAGATGACCTATTACTAATTGAACAGGGTTCATGTGAGTAGCTCCTACAAAAGCATCTCTGTCACCATCTTGACCAGCATATACAGTTCCATTTAAAAATCCTAATACAATGACATTTCCCTTAGCTCTTATTACAGCTCCAGGATTGACATCACCAATAACTACAATATTTCCATCATATTCTAATTTGTTTCCAGAACGAAGAGTTCCTCTGTAAAATTTTGTAAATCCCTCTTCTGTAACAGCTTTTACAAATTTTATTTTTTCACTATCTCCACTGTTTTCAGAAAATACATAGGTTATATTTAAATCACTGTTAGATTTTATTAAATCAATTAATACATTTTCTTCCAGTTCACTTAATTTTCTATTGGTAAATTCAATAGCCATTTGTCCTTGTCCAATAAAGCTTCTAGCTTCTTTTACTTTTTCTACAAGACTATCTCTTAAAGCTAAAAAATCTACTTCATTATTTAGGTGAATGGATAATCTATCTTTTTTTCCTTTTAAAATAACATAATTATTCATAAGTCTCACCTTTTTTCTGTCCTTATACAGTGAGTATACCACATGTTCAACATTTAATCAATACTAGAGCTTATTATTATTGTAAGAATTGTGAAAAAATGTTATAATTTTAAATGAAATTATAAGAAGGAGCTAATTATATGAGTAAAAATATTTTTAAAGGAAGTGTTGTATTAAATCCAGTTCCAGTAGTAATGGTAACAAGTAGAAACAATGAAGGGAAAGACAATGTTTTTACTGTTGCATGGACGGGAACAGTATGTACAAAGCCACCTATGTTATCTATTTCAATTAGACCAGAAAGATTATCTTATGAGTATATTAAAGAGAGTATGGAGTTTACCATAAATCTTCCTACTAGAAAGCTAACAAGAGAAACAGATTTTTGCGGAGTTCGTTCAGGAAGAGTAGTAGATAAAATATCTGAGATGAAGTTTACCATGAAGGAGGGGAAAGAGGTAAGTAGTCCATATATTGATGAATGTCCTGTAAATATAGAGTGTAAAGTAAAATCTATAATTCCATTGGGAACACACGATCTATTTTTAGCTGAAGTATTGTGTTCACATATAGATGAGAAACTTATAGATGAAAATGGAAAAATACATTTTGAATGGGCAAATCTTATAACTTATTCTCATGGTGAATATTTTCCAGTACCAAAAACAGCTATTGGAAGTTTTGGTTACTCAGTAGCAAAACAAGCTACCATTGAAAGAAAAAAAGCAATAGCAAAGACAAACTCAAGCACTAAAAAGAAAAAAGATAAAATAAAAGAAAAAACTAAAAAGAAAGGAAGAAAATAATGTCAGATAGATTAAATACTTTGGGACAATATATAATTGAACAAACTAAGAGAAATTTTAATTTTAAACAGATAAAAAATGATCCAATATATTATAATATTTTATTTACATTTGGAACAGATGATTATTTAGTAACTGATGATAAAGATGAGATAACAGCTACTATTCAGCTCATGGAATTTAGAGCTTTTCATAAGGACTATCCACCTAAACAACTAAAGAGATATACTCATAGAAAATTTGAAAAAATTCATAAAAAGAAAGAGGAATATATTACAGTTAAAGGAAAGAGATATATAATTATAAAATTATAAAATAAAAAGGACTTGCAATCACAAGTCCTTTTTATTTGCTATATCTATATAAAATATCTTGGGGAAAGATTTAGTATGTCTTAAGTATACACTTAGATTATGTCAATAGAGTTACAAAAGTAAGTAAATTATTTTTTATAAAAACTTTTAGGATTTGAGATATATAGTCCACATACACTACTAAGAGGCAACATTGCATAACTAGAAGTAAGTTTTATATCTAATTTATCCTCATCTAAAATTTTTAGAACTGTTTCTTTTAATTGATGATTGGGAAGAGATGGATAACCGATAGCAGGTCTGATATTTATTTTCCAAATATTTTTTGAAACAAAATCTTCTAAATATTCAGCTCCAGCTTCAACAATTCTATTATTTAATAACTCTTCTAATATTTTTAAATACTCTTTTTCTTTAAAAATCTCACTTTTATAAGAGAGAGCAAAAGCTCCAATATAATCATCATTGTTGATAAATTTATAGATAAAATCCTCTTTAGTAGAAATTATATTATCTTCAATAATAAGTTTTCCATCAATTTTTTTACTAGAAAAAATTCCATAGCTTCCTCTAACTTTTAAATTATTTTCTTTCATCTTATTGAAGATAAAACTTAAATCCTCTTTTATTTTTAATTCTTCATTACTATTTTTAACTTTCAGAGTGTGTAACAGTATATCTAAATTTATGTATTTTTCTATATCTTCTAAAGAGATTTCTAAATATTTTTTTCCAATCTCTTTTGGAATTATAACTGGAGATAAAATCTCTTGAGTGTCTTCAATATTTTCTTTTTTATTTTTTTCATATAGTTTTCTTAAAGTTTTAAAGTTTTGTAATTTTTCACTTAAAAACTCTTCTCTTTCATCAGAACAAAGTTTATTAATTGATTGTAAGGTATCTAAAGCTTCTGATACATGTAAAACTTTTCCACTGTATAGAGGTTCTAATCTTAGAGCTGTATGGAGAGGAGAGGTAGTAGCACCAGCTATAAGTATAAGAGTTTTCATACTGTTTTCTTGAAAATATTTTAAGACTTTTTCCATCTCTTTTAAAGATGGAGTAATAAGCCCACTTAAAGTGATTATATCTACATTTTGTTCTTTAGCAGTTGAAAGTATAGTTTCCTTAGGAACCATAACACCTAAATCTATTATTTCATAGCCATTGCACTTAAGAACTGTTCCTACAATATTTTTCCCAATATCATGCACATCTCCCTCAACAGTTGCCATTAAGATTTTTCCTTTAGCTTTAACTTTCTCATCACTTTTTAAATGAGGGGTAATTATATTTACAGCTTTATTCATTGTTTCTGATGAACGAATAAGCTGAGGAAGGTAAACCTCTCCCTTCTCAAAAAGTACTCCTAATTTTTTCATACCTTCCATTAAGATATTTTGGATAATATCTAGAGGAGAGTAAATTTTAAGAGCAGAGTTTATATCATTTATAAATTCAGGAGTTTCTCCAAATATTAGAGCATTCTCAATACACTGTTCTAAAGTGAGCTCCTCTTTTATAACTACCTCTTTTTTTCTTTGGATATGTAGATTTAATATCTGTTCTAGGCTACTCTCTTCTCCAAATATTAAATCTCTCAAAATCTTCTTATCTTCTAAAGAGAGAATAGGTGGATTTTCATTTGGATTTAAGATGGCAAAATTTAATCCCCTATTTTTACCCTCTTCTAAAAAGATAGAGTGTAACCCTGCTCTTAAATCATTATTTCCTCTAAAAGCAAAGGAAAGATTACTAAGCCCCCCAATGATACCTACACCTTTAAAATTTTTTCTAATCCATTCACAAGCTTTTAAGAAATTTAGACCATTATATCTATCACTTTCCATTCCTGTTCCAATAGTTAAGATATTTAAGTCAAATATAATATCTGAGTTGCTATACCCTATCTCTTTCAGAATAGAGTAAGCTCTACTGCATATCTCTATTTTTCTCTCGTAACTAACTCCTTGCCCTTTCTCATCAAAAGCCATAACTACCACAGAGGCTCCATATTTTTTTATTACCTGAGCTTTTTTTCTAAACTCCTCTTCTCCCTCTTTTAAGCTAATAGAATTAACAATAGATTTTCCAGCTATATTTTTAAGCCCAGTTTCTATTACTTCAAAATCTGAAGAGTCAATCATTATTGGAATTTTAGATACAAATCTATCATTTTGTATAACTATTAGAAAATTTTTCATCTCAATTTTAGATTCAAATAATCCGTCGTCCATATTGATATCTATAACTTTTGCTCCATTTTCTATCTGTTTTTTAGCTATCTCTAAAGCTTTGATGTAATTTTTATCAGCTATTAGATTTTTGAAAATTTTAGAACCAGCTACATTATTTTTCTCTCCAACATCAACAAATTTATCATTAAAATAAAGGATTTCATTTCCTGAAAGAAAACCCTCTAATTTAAAATTTTCCTCAAATTTTCTTGGAGCTCTATTTTTAACTAAATTAGCTATACTTTTTATATGTTCAAAGGTAGTTCCACAGCACCCACCTAAGATATTAACCTCTTGGTTATCCACTAACTCTTTTAAATAGTTAGCTGTGATATCTGGAGATTCAAGATACTCTCCATCTTCATTTGGAAGACCAGCATTTGGATATAGAGAGATAGGTTTTTTTGTAAATTTACCAAGCTTTTTAGTAAGAGGAATAAGTTCTTTAGCACCAAAAGAGCAGTTAAATCCATAGGAGATAATACTCTCTCTATCTAAGGCAACTATAAGGGATTCTATACTTTGCCCAGTAAAGATTTTTCCCTCTTTATTAACAGTGGCAGAAATCATAATAGGAAGATTTATATTTTTTCTTTTCATTACCTCTTCAGCACTTATAACAGCACACTTAGCATTTAAACCATCAAATATAGTTTCAATAAGTAGTATATCTACTCCACCATCTATCAATCCTTCAATTTGTTCACTGTATGCTTCCTTGAGATAATCAAATTCTAAATCTCTATCATAGGGATTTTTTCCACTAGGAATAGTAAGAGTTTTATTTGTAGGACCTATTGAACCAGCTATATAGATTTTTTTCTCACTAGTAGTGGTTACCTCTTTGGCAAGTTCGGCACTTCTTTTAGCTATCTCATATGCTCTCTCTGAAAACCCATACTCATTTAGAGAGATTTTATTACAGTTAAAAGAGTTTGTTTCAATAATATCAGCTCCAGCTTCAATATATTTTAAATGAATATCTTTTATTATATCAGGACGAGTGATATTTAAAATCTCGTTACAACCTTTTTTACCGAGATAATCATCAGAGTTTAAGTTATATTTTTGAATAGCAGTTCCCATAGCTCCATCTAATACTAAAATTCTTTTCTGTAACTCTTTTTTAATATCCATAATTTTCATCTCTCTTTCTTAAAATATTTCCAATATTTTCCATTATTTTTTTAGAAGCTTCCACTCTGTTCATTGTGTATATGTGTATTCCTGCTATATCATCAGAGATAAGCTCTATTATCTGTTCCATAGCATAAGCAATTCCTGCTTCTCTCATAGCTATTGGATTATCTTCATATCTATCTAATATCCTTTTCAATTTTTCAGGGATACTACAACCACACATAGAGGTAATTCTTCTGATTTGTTTACCATTTGTTATGGGCATAACTCCTGCTATCAGTGGAGTTTTTATATTAAGCTTTCCCAATTTTTCTTTAAATTCATAAAACTTTTCATTTTCAAAAAATATCTGTGAGATAAGGAAGTCAGTTCCACTATCTACTTTAGTCTTTAAATTGAATAGATCTAATAAATCATTTGTTTCTTGGTGACCTTCTGGATAAAAAGCTCCTCCAATAGAAAAATCTCCATATTCTTTAATGTATTTTATCAAATCATTAGCATGAGAAAACTCACCTATTTTATTTTCACACTCTTGTGGAATATCTCCTCTTAAAGCCATAATATTTTCTATATTATTTTTATTTAAATCTTTCAATATCTCATCAATCTCTTTTTTTGTTGCTCCTATACAAGTCAAATGAGCAAGAGCTTCTATATTATTTATATTTTTTATTTTAGAAGCAATATCTACAGTGTTTCTTCTAGTACTTCCACCAGCTCCATAAGTAACACTCATAAAGTCTGGTTTTAAAAGAGAAAGCTCATCTATAACTTCATAAACTTTTTCAAGAGTATATATTTTGTTAGGTGGAAATACCTCAAAAGAGATAGTAGGTTGTTTCTGTTTAAATAGTTCTTTTATTTTCATATTTTCCTCCAAGTGTTTTATAATAAAAAAACTTCCTTTATCTGATAGATAAAAGAAGTTAAAAACTTTATACTATTACCATCTATCAGGAATTAGCACCACACCATAAGGTAGGTTGCTGAGATATCACAAGGCCTGTCCTTCAATCTCTCTCTATGGATTTATTTTGTCAATTTTATCATAATAATATCTCTGTGTCAACAATAACTTGATTGTCCTTCAAAAAAATGATTTAATAGTAGTGGGGGGATATAATGAGTTTAAATAGAAAAGAGTTAGATATTCTTGAAGAGTTAAGTAGAGAAGAAAAATTGACATTGGGATATCTTTCTGAAAAATATGAAGTAAGTGAGAGAAATATAAGATATAGTATTGATAACTTAAATTATTATTTAACAAAGTTTTCTTTTCAAGAGATAGGAATAAAAAAAGGGGAATTAAACTGGCGAAGTAGTAGAGAGAGGTTAGAGGAGTTTATACAAAGCATTGATATAGATAACTATATTTTCTCGAAAGAAGAGAGAGAAAATTATATTTTAATAAAGTATTTATTCAGTGAAAATACTACTATAACAGAGATAGAAAAATATCTAAAAGTAAGCCGTCCTACAATAAAAAAGGATATAATCTCTCTTAATGAGTACCTTAAAGAGTTTGAGTTAGAGTTTGTAAGAGAGGAAAATGGAATAAATATAAAGGGAAAAGAGAAGAAATTACGTCATCTCAAACTTTTAAAACTTTTAGAGTATTTGGATATAAAAGATAATAAAATAATATTCTTATCTAAGATATATCTTACAGAAAAAGAGGAGTTAGAAGTAATAAAAAAATATGTAGGAAAAATAGATACAACTCTTTTTTACAATTTGCTTTTTAAAATAGAGAAAGCTTTAAGTGTAAAATTTGATAAACAATTTGAAAAATTAATATATATCTATCTTATTCCTACAGTGGAGAGAATAGAGAAAAATTTTATAATTAAAAAGAAAGATAATAGTGAATTTTTAAAAAATCTAACTGATTATAAAGTGATAAAAAATATTTTAAAGGAGATTATTCCAGAAGATTTAGAGTTTGAATTTCTACATCTCA
This window harbors:
- a CDS encoding esterase/lipase family protein, translating into MSFRVVLIHGFNKSYRDMGALQENLELLGYRVENLNFPLTFPDIKFSESMLKEFLLDLKYGGLNEKEEIILIGYGLGGKLIERTLRDEEVKGIVDKVILISAPLRDSVIHRRLKRAFPILDNIFKPLRVLKKNSTFKLDDNIEVGIIIGTETCGIFSRWLGEFNDGIVNYKECLYEGAKETLKIPLVHNEIHKKMGTAKYINNFISKGVFRT
- a CDS encoding aminopeptidase yields the protein MEKQIENYVELTIRKGVNIQKGQILVINSPVETYDFTRKLVEKAYEFGASEVVVHWSDEVCGKYRYLYGAEEIFDIFPNWQKESLDYYVKKGAAFLSVYASDPDILKEVDKDKVARAEKCKSLALKEFYENLMGNSNQWSVVSVPTKAWAMRVFPELREEFAIAEMWKLILKIVRADKENPILEWEKHLAILKGRMDYLNNKNFKKLIYKNSLGTNLEIGLPEGHKWISGGEKSKSGIDFIANIPTEEIFTMPHREKVNGTLVSSKPFIYGGSTIIHFTLRFVEGKVVEYSAQTGEEILGKLLDMDEGARYLGEVALVEYNSPISKSEKVFYNNLYDENASCHLALGGAYPTCISGSENQSEEELKNRGMNNSLIHEDFMIGTADMEIIGVDSEGIETLIMKDGNFAFTI
- the minE gene encoding cell division topological specificity factor MinE, with the translated sequence MGLFSFFNKEEKKSKNVAKDRLKLVLIHDRAMLSSGMLEQMKDDIIAVISKYVEIDKESLNIDIAENPDNTRRTTLVANIPLKPKKI
- the minD gene encoding septum site-determining protein MinD — its product is MAKVIVITSGKGGVGKTTTTSNIGVGLALKGKKVLMIDTDIGLRNLDVVMGLENRIVYDLVDVVEERCRIAQALIKDKRCSNLCLLPAAQIRDKNDVNPEQMKNLIEKLRKDFDYILIDCPAGIEQGFKNAIAAADEAIVVTTPEISAARDADRIIGLLEANDIRSPKLIVNRIKMDMVKAGNMLSVDDMLDILAIELIGVVPDDENIVISTNRGEPLIYKGESLAAQAYKNIVERIEGKEVPFLNLDVKLGFFDKLKMVFSK
- a CDS encoding septum site-determining protein MinC, encoding MNNYVILKGKKDRLSIHLNNEVDFLALRDSLVEKVKEARSFIGQGQMAIEFTNRKLSELEENVLIDLIKSNSDLNITYVFSENSGDSEKIKFVKAVTEEGFTKFYRGTLRSGNKLEYDGNIVVIGDVNPGAVIRAKGNVIVLGFLNGTVYAGQDGDRDAFVGATHMNPVQLVIGHLIAEPMQKKILDTNKVDRKSGFKIAFISGKEIRVEDFSTRLANDY
- a CDS encoding flavin reductase family protein; the encoded protein is MSKNIFKGSVVLNPVPVVMVTSRNNEGKDNVFTVAWTGTVCTKPPMLSISIRPERLSYEYIKESMEFTINLPTRKLTRETDFCGVRSGRVVDKISEMKFTMKEGKEVSSPYIDECPVNIECKVKSIIPLGTHDLFLAEVLCSHIDEKLIDENGKIHFEWANLITYSHGEYFPVPKTAIGSFGYSVAKQATIERKKAIAKTNSSTKKKKDKIKEKTKKKGRK
- a CDS encoding homocysteine S-methyltransferase family protein, with amino-acid sequence MDIKKELQKRILVLDGAMGTAIQKYNLNSDDYLGKKGCNEILNITRPDIIKDIHLKYIEAGADIIETNSFNCNKISLNEYGFSERAYEIAKRSAELAKEVTTTSEKKIYIAGSIGPTNKTLTIPSGKNPYDRDLEFDYLKEAYSEQIEGLIDGGVDILLIETIFDGLNAKCAVISAEEVMKRKNINLPIMISATVNKEGKIFTGQSIESLIVALDRESIISYGFNCSFGAKELIPLTKKLGKFTKKPISLYPNAGLPNEDGEYLESPDITANYLKELVDNQEVNILGGCCGTTFEHIKSIANLVKNRAPRKFEENFKLEGFLSGNEILYFNDKFVDVGEKNNVAGSKIFKNLIADKNYIKALEIAKKQIENGAKVIDINMDDGLFESKIEMKNFLIVIQNDRFVSKIPIMIDSSDFEVIETGLKNIAGKSIVNSISLKEGEEEFRKKAQVIKKYGASVVVMAFDEKGQGVSYERKIEICSRAYSILKEIGYSNSDIIFDLNILTIGTGMESDRYNGLNFLKACEWIRKNFKGVGIIGGLSNLSFAFRGNNDLRAGLHSIFLEEGKNRGLNFAILNPNENPPILSLEDKKILRDLIFGEESSLEQILNLHIQRKKEVVIKEELTLEQCIENALIFGETPEFINDINSALKIYSPLDIIQNILMEGMKKLGVLFEKGEVYLPQLIRSSETMNKAVNIITPHLKSDEKVKAKGKILMATVEGDVHDIGKNIVGTVLKCNGYEIIDLGVMVPKETILSTAKEQNVDIITLSGLITPSLKEMEKVLKYFQENSMKTLILIAGATTSPLHTALRLEPLYSGKVLHVSEALDTLQSINKLCSDEREEFLSEKLQNFKTLRKLYEKNKKENIEDTQEILSPVIIPKEIGKKYLEISLEDIEKYINLDILLHTLKVKNSNEELKIKEDLSFIFNKMKENNLKVRGSYGIFSSKKIDGKLIIEDNIISTKEDFIYKFINNDDYIGAFALSYKSEIFKEKEYLKILEELLNNRIVEAGAEYLEDFVSKNIWKINIRPAIGYPSLPNHQLKETVLKILDEDKLDIKLTSSYAMLPLSSVCGLYISNPKSFYKK
- the metF gene encoding methylenetetrahydrofolate reductase [NAD(P)H]; translation: MKIKELFKQKQPTISFEVFPPNKIYTLEKVYEVIDELSLLKPDFMSVTYGAGGSTRRNTVDIASKIKNINNIEALAHLTCIGATKKEIDEILKDLNKNNIENIMALRGDIPQECENKIGEFSHANDLIKYIKEYGDFSIGGAFYPEGHQETNDLLDLFNLKTKVDSGTDFLISQIFFENEKFYEFKEKLGKLNIKTPLIAGVMPITNGKQIRRITSMCGCSIPEKLKRILDRYEDNPIAMREAGIAYAMEQIIELISDDIAGIHIYTMNRVEASKKIMENIGNILRKRDENYGY
- a CDS encoding helix-turn-helix domain-containing protein; protein product: MSLNRKELDILEELSREEKLTLGYLSEKYEVSERNIRYSIDNLNYYLTKFSFQEIGIKKGELNWRSSRERLEEFIQSIDIDNYIFSKEERENYILIKYLFSENTTITEIEKYLKVSRPTIKKDIISLNEYLKEFELEFVREENGINIKGKEKKLRHLKLLKLLEYLDIKDNKIIFLSKIYLTEKEELEVIKKYVGKIDTTLFYNLLFKIEKALSVKFDKQFEKLIYIYLIPTVERIEKNFIIKKKDNSEFLKNLTDYKVIKNILKEIIPEDLEFEFLHLTEYFISGYYSDDFSENISLVKEFVEKFSEIISQSLNFEFYNNLEYREEILKYLLPAVYRIKNNFFLIKTERKVEINKNIYEKIREAVIVCNSIMKEPFREDEIEYLTEISEKYIKREEEGKISLAKLMELIKKNADIYDEKKLEEEIMKAFKNKIEN